The proteins below come from a single Gimesia alba genomic window:
- the ispE gene encoding 4-(cytidine 5'-diphospho)-2-C-methyl-D-erythritol kinase: MLFSYSNSRSITVHTPAKLNLFLSIDHKRSDGFHDITSLMLSVGIYDTLVFTEEPSSEVELRVVEANSLQPQQLTAHESIPTGEENLVVRAIRLLQAKSGKQQGIRIQLTKRIPSQAGLGGGSSDAAAALFAVNKLWQLGLSLHELRELAAELGSDIPFFLTESTSAICRGRGEIIEPVSIPHCLHFVVVRPGSGLSTADVYRHCRVGNHSENQVEQLVGDLASGQFHSLSSLMLNDLQAPAETLNSDILILKDYFSKQSVLGHMMSGSGTAYFGICQNRAQASQIAARLRSTVKGHIFVVQNRL, from the coding sequence ATGCTCTTTTCTTACTCCAATTCGCGCTCCATTACCGTTCATACTCCTGCAAAATTAAATTTGTTCTTAAGCATCGATCATAAGCGATCCGACGGCTTTCACGATATTACTTCGTTAATGCTGTCGGTAGGAATATACGACACCTTAGTTTTCACGGAGGAACCTTCATCAGAAGTTGAGTTGCGTGTTGTCGAAGCAAATTCTCTTCAGCCCCAACAACTTACAGCCCATGAGTCAATCCCGACGGGAGAAGAAAATCTGGTAGTTCGCGCAATCAGGTTGCTTCAGGCAAAGTCGGGTAAACAGCAAGGAATTCGAATTCAGTTAACAAAACGAATTCCTTCACAGGCTGGATTAGGCGGGGGGTCGAGCGATGCAGCTGCAGCCTTGTTTGCTGTCAATAAACTTTGGCAATTGGGATTGTCACTTCATGAACTACGTGAATTGGCGGCGGAACTGGGAAGTGATATTCCCTTCTTTCTGACAGAAAGCACCAGTGCCATCTGCCGGGGAAGAGGTGAAATTATTGAACCTGTTTCAATTCCCCATTGTCTCCACTTTGTAGTTGTGCGTCCCGGCTCGGGATTATCGACTGCAGACGTTTATCGGCACTGTCGAGTGGGAAACCATTCGGAAAATCAGGTAGAGCAACTCGTAGGCGATCTGGCTTCTGGTCAATTTCATTCATTATCCAGCCTCATGTTGAATGATCTTCAGGCTCCTGCAGAAACACTAAATTCGGACATATTAATTTTAAAAGATTACTTCTCAAAACAATCTGTTTTGGGGCATATGATGAGTGGAAGTGGGACTGCCTATTTCGGTATCTGCCAGAACCGGGCTCAGGCATCTCAGATTGCGGCACGTTTACGTTCCACAGTCAAAGGGCACATATTTGTTG
- the uvrA gene encoding excinuclease ABC subunit UvrA, which produces MSQTDIIITGAREHNLQNVSVQLPRNRLIVMTGVSGSGKSSLAFDTLYAEGQRRYVESLSSYARQFLGQMPKPEVDAISGLAPSISIQQKMSGRNPRSTVGTITEIYDYLRVLFARVGLGSCENCGKPISSQSSERIIDSISLLPEKTRFTILAPLIQQQKGEYKDLFEDLSKQGFLRARVDGRIVQLTDQLQLDRQMRHTIEVVIDRLVAGKVSRARLAESVELALKLGNGTLIVAQELSAKHPDNENAETLQDKIFSSRYACADCGISYEPPTPQLFSFNSPLGMCTECNGLGMRYDFPLDSLLKKGSLSIQKGAFELLGPLSKVGKWRRHIYNGVARSIEKDLKLTEDSFLKTPWNELPAAAQHQFLYGTGERNITFSWRHSGGVWKHGGTWEGYIEELLESYRKTSNPMRRKQLEKYMDFVQCSSCHGTRLNTQARHVHITSTSYASNGSQKPAAKTLPEVCAFSIEEAATFFESLELDETGLLIADEVLKEIRGRLGFLLRCGLNYLTLDRTAPTLSGGESQRIRLAGQIGCGLVGVVYILDEPSIGLHPRDNTMLLESLCDLRDQGNTVIVVEHDEETMRAADHIVDFGPGPGIRGGHIVAEGTYQKVLKAKESVTAQFLSGKEKIEIPEARRRLVKKESITIKGAKHHNLKNISAVIPTKGFICVTGVSGSGKSSLVNDILWSVLNKSVNKGKGNPGEHQKVTGLEFIDKAIDIDQSPIGRTPRSNPATYVKVFDLIRDLYAKLPDARARGYKAGRFSFNVAGGRCEACEGHGANKLEMDFLADVWVPCPVCEGRRFHHETLEIRYKGANIAEVLEMDIQQAIEHFQNVPKILKLLESLHNVGLDYLKLGQPSPTLSGGEAQRVKLARELGKRSTGSTFYLLDEPTTGLHFADVKLLLKVLHHLVDAGNTVLVVEHHLDVIKTADWVIDLGPEGGEGGGTILVEGTPEEVAACSHSYTGLALKEQTELVPAKSTKRKKTAKALTLNNPHLRWQSANQKRNGKPKGDSKEITIRGAGQHNLQNLDVQIPRNQMNVFCGPSGSGKSSLAMDTLYAEGQRRYVESLSAYARQFLGQMPKPKFEHIHGLSPAIAIEQKTTGHSPRSTVGTVTEIYDYLRVLYARLGTMYCPDCDVPVETQTTDEVIERILSMEAGTKLLILAPVEINVGQAYETLWEKLKSQGFLRVRIDGTTYRLEEVPEIDRRRRHEVEVVLDRITVAAKNRSRIADSVESALALGEGLMYTCYCDDTIPEEEWDFETFSLFYFCEQCGQSFEELTPHNYSFNSPLGWCEYCEGLGTELGTNLSELIPDPNRSLQDAAVAAWPDPRTNPEFNKTLIALAKQFRIPLDVPFNQLSVKQQRVILYGDEERWIPLDDSGRIQFQYKGLYPAIEEASRLSFAFRSRLHEMTGEVPCSVCNGSRLRTDAAAVRFQGKTIGQFCDLPLSDALAFIKTAKLDKRQKQIAGDLIKEATSRLEFLVDVGLEYLTLSRPLPTLSGGESQRIRLAGQVGRSLTGVLYVLDEPTIGLHPRDNTRLINTLKKLRDIGNTIVMVEHDREVLEASDCLYDFGPGAGRFGGTIVGKGSPKQLQRKKKSLTGQYLSDQLTIPLPQERRVIYEKQGKTDVAVSPTGHWLELKGARQHNLQSVDLSIPLGAFICITGVSGSGKSSLIEETLARAVTKKLHRSKEAPGPFDDLLGLEQINKAIIVDQRPLGNTPASNPATYTGVFDQIRELFSRLPDSKVRGYQPGRFSFNRSGGRCEDCEGNGQRCIEMHFLPDVWVTCETCNGKRYNQETLSVKYKGKSIADVLEMSIGEVAELFNNIPAIRRTMETLCAIGLDYLTLGQSAPTLSGGESQRVKLAAELARPSTGKTLYLLDEPTTGLHFDDIAKLLKVLNSLVELGNTVIVIEHNLDVIKTADWLVDVGPEAGIGGGRIIAAGTPEKLVEHADRFQKQSTKASARKSKQPPLLRSYTGEILKPILASGDREEREVFDAQSLGEKQAGDLDLKQIGRDAQMPWQKEGRRWHTQDHVSLSGAACQWEGGALEAVIDFVENKEGFGEINWNHRSIVEVNGPVKKQGWFLHANTGDEWLLRLNFRVKRNTFKQDELRDQLAFKSLDDLDELPIYGRSNRVRVKNLKGPWQEVSLTVHWEEEISTPAFMEFLETACESYLGLIQRDEIKPEEIMPWKVLKKKWHLSRKGFPNNKRVVWDASLLESLFDLVEQTYPDSVIQWDSKSLVKFTRAGQKKSFLTIHTKRREGVDLTLQSSAGQLTLGKIADLGSEREIKTDSKGREQARIRFTNQKQVQNKAFKQLLKSMTDE; this is translated from the coding sequence ATGTCACAAACAGATATCATTATTACCGGTGCTCGCGAGCACAATCTGCAAAACGTCAGTGTTCAACTTCCCCGCAATCGGCTGATCGTCATGACCGGAGTCAGCGGCTCCGGCAAAAGCTCGCTTGCGTTTGATACGCTTTACGCAGAAGGGCAACGGCGCTACGTCGAATCGCTTTCCAGTTACGCGCGTCAGTTTCTGGGGCAAATGCCCAAACCGGAAGTCGATGCCATCTCCGGCCTCGCCCCTTCGATTTCCATTCAGCAGAAAATGAGCGGCCGCAACCCGCGCAGCACCGTGGGGACGATTACAGAAATCTACGACTACCTCCGCGTCTTATTCGCCCGCGTCGGACTGGGCTCCTGTGAAAACTGCGGCAAACCGATCAGCTCCCAGAGCAGCGAGCGGATTATCGATTCAATTTCGCTCCTGCCGGAGAAAACCCGTTTTACCATTCTGGCGCCGTTGATCCAGCAGCAGAAGGGCGAGTACAAAGATCTGTTCGAGGATCTTTCCAAACAGGGCTTCCTCAGAGCGCGCGTCGATGGTCGCATCGTGCAACTAACCGATCAGCTTCAGCTGGATCGTCAGATGCGGCACACGATAGAAGTCGTCATCGACCGACTGGTGGCAGGCAAAGTCAGCCGCGCGCGGCTGGCAGAGTCGGTGGAACTGGCGTTGAAACTGGGCAATGGAACGCTGATTGTCGCCCAGGAACTTTCTGCGAAACATCCCGATAATGAAAATGCAGAGACGCTGCAGGACAAAATATTCAGCTCACGCTATGCCTGTGCCGATTGCGGCATCAGCTATGAACCGCCGACGCCTCAGTTATTCAGTTTCAACAGTCCGTTGGGGATGTGTACTGAATGTAACGGCCTTGGAATGCGGTACGATTTTCCACTCGACTCGTTACTGAAAAAAGGTTCGCTGTCGATTCAAAAAGGGGCCTTCGAGTTGTTGGGCCCGTTAAGCAAAGTCGGAAAATGGCGACGTCACATCTACAACGGCGTGGCCCGTTCTATCGAAAAAGATCTTAAACTTACTGAAGACAGTTTTCTGAAAACGCCCTGGAACGAATTGCCCGCAGCAGCGCAGCACCAGTTTTTGTATGGAACCGGCGAACGCAATATCACCTTCAGTTGGCGGCATTCGGGCGGTGTTTGGAAGCATGGCGGCACCTGGGAGGGATACATTGAGGAACTGCTGGAAAGTTACCGTAAAACCAGCAACCCCATGCGGCGGAAACAGCTCGAAAAGTACATGGACTTCGTCCAATGTTCCAGTTGCCACGGAACGCGACTGAATACACAGGCACGCCACGTCCACATTACTTCGACCAGTTATGCATCCAACGGCAGTCAAAAACCAGCAGCCAAAACTCTGCCGGAAGTTTGTGCCTTCAGTATTGAAGAAGCCGCCACCTTCTTCGAATCACTAGAATTGGACGAAACCGGTTTGCTGATTGCCGACGAAGTCTTGAAAGAGATTCGCGGACGCCTCGGCTTTCTGTTGCGATGCGGCCTGAATTATCTGACGCTCGACCGCACCGCGCCCACGCTGTCCGGCGGTGAAAGTCAGCGGATTCGACTGGCCGGGCAGATTGGCTGCGGTCTGGTGGGCGTCGTTTATATTCTGGATGAACCCTCCATCGGCTTGCATCCCCGCGACAATACGATGTTGCTGGAAAGTCTCTGCGATCTGCGTGATCAGGGAAATACGGTGATCGTCGTTGAACACGATGAAGAGACGATGCGCGCCGCTGACCATATCGTCGACTTCGGTCCCGGCCCCGGTATCCGTGGCGGGCACATTGTCGCGGAAGGCACCTATCAGAAAGTTCTCAAAGCGAAAGAGAGTGTGACGGCCCAGTTCCTCTCCGGTAAAGAAAAAATCGAAATCCCGGAAGCACGTCGTCGTCTTGTCAAAAAAGAATCGATCACAATCAAAGGGGCCAAACATCATAACCTGAAAAATATCAGCGCTGTGATTCCCACCAAAGGTTTTATCTGTGTCACCGGCGTGAGTGGTTCTGGGAAAAGTTCGCTCGTGAACGATATTCTCTGGTCGGTCCTCAATAAAAGTGTCAACAAAGGAAAAGGAAATCCGGGCGAACACCAGAAAGTGACCGGCCTGGAATTCATCGACAAAGCGATTGACATCGATCAGTCTCCCATCGGTCGTACGCCCCGTTCGAATCCCGCGACGTATGTCAAAGTCTTTGATCTGATCCGCGATCTGTATGCGAAGCTCCCGGATGCCCGCGCCCGTGGCTACAAAGCCGGGCGGTTCAGTTTCAATGTTGCCGGCGGACGCTGTGAAGCCTGTGAAGGACACGGCGCGAATAAGCTGGAGATGGACTTTCTTGCTGATGTCTGGGTTCCCTGTCCGGTTTGTGAAGGCCGCCGTTTTCACCATGAAACGCTGGAGATTCGCTACAAGGGCGCCAATATCGCCGAAGTGCTGGAGATGGATATTCAACAGGCAATTGAACATTTTCAGAACGTTCCCAAAATTCTGAAGCTGCTGGAATCGCTGCACAATGTCGGGCTGGACTATCTCAAACTGGGACAGCCTTCCCCTACACTGTCCGGCGGTGAAGCACAACGGGTCAAGCTGGCACGCGAGTTGGGTAAACGTTCGACCGGCAGCACTTTTTATCTTTTAGACGAACCAACGACCGGGCTGCACTTTGCCGATGTCAAATTACTGCTGAAAGTGCTGCATCATCTGGTCGATGCCGGGAACACAGTGCTGGTGGTCGAACATCATCTCGATGTGATCAAGACGGCCGACTGGGTGATCGATCTCGGCCCCGAGGGGGGAGAAGGGGGTGGAACGATTTTGGTTGAAGGCACGCCCGAAGAAGTCGCCGCCTGTTCGCACTCTTATACCGGTTTAGCCTTGAAAGAACAGACCGAACTGGTACCAGCCAAATCGACGAAACGCAAGAAAACAGCAAAAGCGCTGACTCTCAACAACCCGCATCTGCGTTGGCAGTCGGCGAATCAAAAACGAAATGGCAAACCGAAAGGGGACAGCAAGGAGATCACGATCCGCGGTGCCGGCCAGCACAATCTGCAAAACCTGGATGTGCAAATTCCCCGCAATCAGATGAATGTATTTTGTGGGCCGAGTGGCAGCGGCAAGAGTTCTCTGGCGATGGATACGCTGTACGCCGAAGGGCAGCGTCGCTATGTCGAATCGCTGTCGGCCTACGCACGCCAGTTTCTCGGGCAGATGCCCAAACCGAAGTTCGAGCACATTCACGGGCTCTCGCCGGCGATTGCCATTGAACAGAAAACGACCGGTCATTCACCCCGTTCGACCGTCGGCACCGTAACCGAAATCTATGATTACCTGCGCGTGCTCTATGCCCGTCTCGGAACCATGTATTGCCCGGACTGCGATGTGCCCGTGGAAACGCAGACTACCGATGAAGTCATTGAACGCATTTTGTCGATGGAAGCGGGAACCAAGCTCTTGATCTTGGCGCCCGTCGAGATCAACGTCGGTCAGGCCTATGAAACGCTTTGGGAAAAACTAAAGTCACAAGGCTTTCTGCGGGTGCGCATTGATGGCACGACGTACCGTCTGGAAGAGGTACCGGAAATCGACCGCCGCCGCCGACATGAAGTGGAAGTGGTGCTCGACCGGATTACCGTCGCCGCCAAGAATCGTTCGCGCATTGCCGACTCGGTGGAATCTGCATTGGCGCTTGGCGAAGGGTTGATGTATACCTGCTATTGTGATGATACGATTCCCGAAGAAGAATGGGATTTCGAAACGTTCAGCCTGTTTTATTTCTGTGAACAGTGCGGTCAGAGTTTTGAAGAATTGACGCCGCATAACTATTCGTTCAACAGTCCGCTGGGATGGTGCGAATATTGTGAAGGTCTGGGAACCGAACTGGGTACGAATTTATCCGAGTTGATTCCCGATCCGAACCGCAGTCTGCAGGACGCCGCGGTTGCCGCCTGGCCTGATCCACGGACGAATCCCGAGTTCAACAAAACGCTGATTGCGCTGGCAAAACAGTTTCGGATTCCGCTGGACGTCCCCTTTAATCAGCTCAGCGTGAAACAGCAGCGCGTCATTCTGTACGGCGATGAAGAACGCTGGATTCCCCTAGATGACTCCGGCAGAATTCAATTTCAGTACAAGGGGTTGTACCCGGCGATTGAGGAAGCATCGCGGCTCTCGTTCGCGTTTCGCAGTCGCCTGCACGAGATGACGGGGGAAGTGCCCTGTTCTGTGTGTAACGGCAGCCGCCTGCGGACTGATGCTGCTGCCGTGCGGTTTCAGGGTAAGACCATCGGCCAGTTTTGTGATCTTCCTTTGAGCGATGCGCTCGCGTTTATTAAAACCGCAAAGCTCGATAAACGGCAAAAGCAGATCGCCGGCGATCTGATCAAAGAAGCCACGAGCCGCCTGGAGTTTCTGGTTGATGTCGGACTGGAATATTTAACCCTCAGTCGCCCGTTGCCGACACTTTCGGGGGGAGAGAGCCAGCGGATTCGACTGGCAGGGCAGGTGGGACGTTCCCTGACCGGCGTGTTGTATGTGCTGGATGAACCGACGATCGGCCTGCATCCGCGCGACAACACACGGTTGATCAACACGCTCAAAAAACTGCGCGATATCGGCAACACGATCGTGATGGTCGAGCATGATCGGGAAGTTTTGGAAGCTTCGGACTGTCTGTACGACTTTGGTCCCGGGGCAGGGCGGTTTGGCGGCACGATTGTCGGCAAAGGTTCGCCCAAGCAGTTACAACGCAAAAAGAAATCACTCACGGGGCAATATCTGTCGGATCAGCTCACGATCCCACTGCCTCAGGAACGCCGCGTGATTTATGAGAAACAGGGCAAGACCGACGTTGCGGTTTCTCCCACCGGTCACTGGCTGGAATTGAAGGGCGCTCGCCAGCACAATCTGCAATCGGTCGATCTTTCGATTCCGCTGGGCGCATTCATCTGTATTACCGGAGTGAGTGGATCGGGAAAAAGTTCGCTGATCGAAGAGACGCTGGCACGGGCCGTCACTAAAAAGCTGCACCGCTCTAAAGAAGCGCCTGGTCCGTTTGATGATCTGCTGGGGCTCGAACAAATCAATAAAGCGATCATTGTTGATCAAAGGCCGCTCGGGAATACGCCGGCTTCGAATCCTGCCACCTACACTGGTGTGTTTGATCAGATTCGCGAACTCTTTTCTCGACTCCCTGATTCTAAAGTGCGCGGCTATCAGCCGGGACGTTTCAGTTTCAACCGTTCGGGCGGACGTTGTGAGGATTGCGAAGGCAACGGTCAGCGTTGTATCGAAATGCACTTTCTACCTGATGTCTGGGTGACCTGCGAAACCTGTAACGGCAAACGCTATAATCAGGAAACGCTGTCAGTCAAATATAAAGGAAAATCGATTGCCGATGTGCTGGAGATGTCGATTGGCGAAGTGGCGGAGCTGTTTAACAACATTCCGGCGATCCGACGGACGATGGAAACCCTGTGTGCGATTGGCTTGGACTATCTGACGCTGGGACAATCCGCGCCAACATTATCCGGGGGTGAATCGCAACGCGTGAAACTGGCGGCGGAACTGGCGCGACCGAGCACCGGGAAAACGCTGTATCTGCTGGATGAACCGACGACCGGCCTGCATTTTGATGATATTGCCAAACTGCTCAAGGTACTCAACAGTTTGGTCGAACTCGGCAATACCGTGATCGTCATCGAGCACAATCTGGACGTGATCAAAACAGCCGACTGGCTGGTGGATGTCGGACCGGAAGCAGGCATTGGTGGCGGACGAATCATCGCTGCAGGGACGCCGGAGAAACTGGTGGAACATGCAGACCGCTTTCAGAAACAGTCAACAAAAGCCAGCGCACGCAAATCGAAACAGCCGCCGCTTCTCCGATCTTATACGGGAGAAATTCTCAAGCCGATTCTTGCCTCCGGTGATCGCGAGGAACGCGAAGTCTTCGACGCACAGTCGCTCGGAGAAAAGCAGGCAGGCGACCTGGACCTGAAGCAAATCGGCCGCGACGCACAGATGCCGTGGCAGAAAGAGGGGAGACGCTGGCATACGCAGGACCATGTTTCCCTTTCGGGAGCGGCCTGTCAGTGGGAAGGCGGGGCGCTGGAAGCGGTGATCGACTTTGTGGAGAACAAAGAGGGCTTTGGTGAGATCAACTGGAATCATCGCAGTATTGTGGAAGTGAACGGGCCGGTCAAAAAACAGGGCTGGTTCCTGCATGCGAATACGGGGGATGAGTGGCTGCTGCGACTCAATTTCCGCGTCAAGCGGAATACCTTCAAGCAGGACGAACTCCGCGATCAACTAGCGTTTAAGTCGCTGGATGATCTGGACGAGCTTCCCATCTATGGACGTTCAAACCGGGTGCGAGTTAAAAACCTGAAAGGGCCCTGGCAGGAAGTCAGTCTGACGGTTCACTGGGAGGAAGAAATCAGCACGCCCGCGTTTATGGAATTCCTGGAGACAGCGTGCGAATCGTATCTCGGCTTGATTCAACGCGATGAAATCAAACCCGAAGAGATCATGCCCTGGAAAGTCCTGAAGAAGAAATGGCATCTCTCGCGGAAAGGGTTTCCCAACAATAAACGGGTTGTCTGGGATGCGTCGCTATTGGAGTCTCTGTTTGATCTGGTGGAGCAGACTTATCCCGATTCGGTCATTCAATGGGACAGTAAATCGCTGGTAAAATTTACGCGTGCCGGCCAGAAGAAATCGTTTCTGACGATTCATACCAAACGCCGCGAAGGTGTCGACCTGACGCTGCAATCCTCTGCAGGACAACTCACGCTGGGCAAGATCGCCGACCTAGGAAGTGAGCGCGAAATCAAAACTGATTCCAAAGGCAGAGAGCAGGCGCGGATTCGCTTCACAAACCAGAAGCAGGTGCAAAATAAAGCGTTCAAGCAACTGCTCAAATCGATGACTGACGAGTGA
- a CDS encoding DUF368 domain-containing protein: MSDSEPSVSQPPPKFPAKGDLIQLGRGLLMGGADIIPGVSGGTVALILGIYQRLITAISHCDARLFQLLIQRKWSEAAQHLDLRFVIPLGVGILTGVVSLASLMHYLLDYHLQLTLSLFFGLILASSFLVAQMVDRWTIANVIAFVASLIGVYLLVGEHSVKPPEGNLYVFLCGMIAICAMILPGISGALILILLGKYHDITGLLKTIPKELLKGNIDWNGLLTVVVFVSGCLLGLILFSKVLRWLLHNFHTLTMAVLCGLMVGSLRRIWPFKIDATPYTAEQTPEMVPFKHRIYENVWPGSFDGMFWASLALIAGAAVLVWGLDRLSQKYAMHDTSNL; the protein is encoded by the coding sequence ATGTCTGATTCCGAACCATCCGTTTCCCAACCCCCACCCAAATTTCCCGCCAAAGGGGATCTGATCCAGCTCGGACGGGGCCTTTTAATGGGGGGGGCCGACATCATTCCTGGCGTTTCCGGGGGAACCGTCGCACTGATTCTGGGCATCTACCAGCGACTGATTACCGCCATCAGTCACTGTGATGCCCGATTGTTTCAACTACTGATACAGCGAAAGTGGTCTGAAGCGGCGCAACACCTCGACCTGCGATTTGTGATTCCCCTGGGTGTGGGAATTTTGACGGGAGTCGTCAGCCTGGCCAGCCTGATGCATTATCTGCTCGATTATCATCTACAACTGACATTGTCGCTGTTTTTTGGATTGATCCTGGCTTCCAGTTTTCTCGTGGCACAAATGGTAGATCGCTGGACGATCGCGAATGTGATTGCGTTTGTCGCTTCATTGATCGGCGTTTATCTGCTGGTGGGAGAACATTCCGTCAAGCCGCCGGAAGGAAATCTGTATGTCTTTCTCTGCGGGATGATCGCCATCTGCGCGATGATCCTGCCTGGCATCAGCGGCGCACTGATTCTGATCCTGCTGGGAAAATATCACGACATTACCGGTTTATTGAAAACCATTCCCAAAGAACTACTCAAAGGGAATATCGACTGGAACGGTTTGCTGACTGTTGTTGTGTTTGTGTCGGGTTGTTTACTCGGATTGATCCTGTTCAGCAAAGTGCTACGCTGGCTGTTGCACAATTTTCATACGCTGACAATGGCCGTGCTCTGCGGCCTGATGGTGGGTTCATTACGACGGATCTGGCCGTTCAAGATTGACGCGACCCCCTACACTGCCGAACAGACACCTGAAATGGTGCCCTTCAAACATCGGATTTACGAAAATGTCTGGCCGGGCAGTTTCGACGGCATGTTTTGGGCCTCGCTGGCGCTGATCGCTGGTGCCGCTGTTCTGGTCTGGGGACTGGATCGCTTATCCCAGAAATACGCGATGCACGATACAAGCAACCTTTAG